CAGGTCAGCGTCGTCGCGGCTGATCCGGTCGACCTTGACCGTGCTTGCGCCGCCTGCGCGGTCCATCTCCTCGGCGAAGCTGACCTGCTTGCGCTGGTAGCCGGGTGTCGCGGCGTTCGCCACGTTCTCGGTCGCAATCCGCAGGCGCGTGGCCTGGGCCCGCATGCCCGAGGCGGCCGCGCGCATCGCGTCGCCGAAGGGTCCTTTGCCGAACATGGGGATCTCGCTCATCTCGGGTTCTCCCGGGATTTCAGGGGTCAGCGCTTGCCGATCGCGGTGCGGACAAGGCCGATGGCGGTGCCATAGACGCCGAGCGCCATGGCGTGGCGCTGCTGCGCCTCGGCCCCGCGGACGAGCTGGTCCTCCAGGTCGACCGTGTTGCCGTTCAGGCTCTCCGGGCCGGGCGTATCGACGGTGCGGGCAGCGAGCAGGCTGTCGGCGCTGGCCCCTGCGTGAGCGGCGCGCGTCGCCTTGGCTGCGAAGCCGTCCTCGGACGTGCCGTGAACCTTGAAGGCCTCCAGGTCGCGGGCGCGGTAGCCGGGCGTGTCGGCGTTCGCCACGTTCTGGGCGATCAGCGTCTGGCGGCTGGCTGCGTGGCGCGCCGCGCCGGTGGCTATCTTCAGCAGGGAGAGGCTGCCATACATGCTGGTGTAACCTTCTGATTACAACTTTAGGGTGTTATAGAAGGGGATGGTAAACGAGGGGTTTACGAGCATGGGCGAGGTTGGCGTGCCTGCAGCGTTCGGCGATGGGGAGCGCGCCCCCTGGCGCGTCTATGGGACGGTCGCTTCCATCGGCGGCGGCCTCGTCTGCGTGCGCGGGCTGGGCGCGCTCGCGCGCATGGGCGACCGGGTGCGCATCGCGGTTCCGGGCGGCACCGTCCAGGGCGAGGTTGTGGCGCTCGACGGTGCGGAGGTGCGCGTGCTGGCCGAGGCCCGCGTCGGCGGGATTGCCGCGGGCGCGCGGGCGGAGCTGCTGCGCCGGTCGGGCCTCGCGCCGACGCGCGAATGGCTCGGACGCATCGTCGACCCGGACCTGAAGGACGAACGCGGTGTCCCCCTGCCCATGGGACCGGACCTGCGCGCGCTCGATGCACCGCCCCCTGACGCGGCGACCCGGCGGCGCATCGGCCCGCGCCTGCCGACGGGATATGCCGTGCTCGACACGCTGCTGCCGCTCTGCCGTGGCCAGCGGATCGGCGTCTTCGCCGGTCCCGGCGTCGGCAAGTCGAGCCTGATGGCGGGGCTCGCCCGCGGGGTCGCGGCCGACGTGGTTGTCGCCGCCCTGATCGGCGAGCGCGGCAAGGAGGTGCGCGAGTTCGCCGAGGACGCGCTCGATCCCGAAACCCGCGCCCGCAGCATCATCGTGTCGGCGACGTCCGACCGGTCGGCGCTGGCGCGCCGCAGGTCTGCCTCCATCGCGCTCAGCGTGGCCGAGGCGTTCCGTGACCGGGGCGCGCATGTGCTCCTGCTGTTCGATTCGCTGACCCGCTTCGCAGAGGCGCACCGCGAGATCGCGCTCGCCGCGGGCGAACCGCCGAGCCTGCGGGCGCATCCGCCCTCCATGGCGGCGGAACTCGCCCGCCTGACGGAGCGGGCGGGACCGGGGCCGGCAGGCAGCACGGGCGACATCACGGCGGTCTTTACGGTGCTCGCCCAGGGCGGCGACATGGACGAGCCGGTGGCCGATACAGCGCGCGGCCTTCTCGACGGTCATGTCGTGCTGTCGCGCGAGATCGCGGAGCGCGGGCGCTTCCCTGCCATCGACGTGCGCCGGTCGGTGTCGCGGTCGCTGCCGGGATGTGCGAGCGCGGAGGAAAACGCGCTGATCCTCGATGCCCGCCGCGCCATCGCGGCGCACGAGGATGTGGCGCCTCTGGTCCGCCTCGGCGCTTACCGGGCGGGCAACGACCCCGCGTCGGACCGCGCGGTGCGTCTGGCGCCCGCGCTCGATGTGTTCGTGGGGCAGGGATCGGCAGGAATCGCGGAGAGCTTCGGCGCGCTGAAGGAGATCCTGGATCCGCCGGGCGCGGGCCTATCAGGCGCGGGCGAGAAGCAGCGAGGCCGCTGACGCGCCACCGGCACCGCCGCCGCCGAGCAGGCTGAGCGCGCGGGCCGCGGGCGTGGAGAGACCCGCGGGGCCGCTCGCCGCCTCCCGTGCGAGGAAACGGCGCAGGACCGTCTCGATGTTCGCCTCCCCGTCGTCGCCGCCGAAGGCCCGGGCCGAGGACTCGCCGAAGAGTTGCGTGGCCTTGTCCTGCAGGATCTCGACCTGCCGGTCGATGTCGATCTGCGCGAACGCCGCGGGCAGGCCGAAGGCGGCCTCGACCACACGGCGCAGCGGCTGCTGGCCGAGGATCTGCAGCCAGCCGTCCGCATCCTCGGTCAGCGCGGCCACGATCTCCGGCACCTCACGCCGGAAGTTGAGGGCGAGACGCATGGCGTTGTCCTGCTCGCCGATCGCCACCTCGAACTGCATCTCCCGGTAGCGGGCGACGATTTCGGCGGCGAACCTCGGGTCCGTCACTGGCGCCCCGCCCGCGTTGCCATAGCCGAAGGCCTTGGCGAGCTTGCGGAACCGGCCGTCGGCGATGCGGTTGGCGAAGGCCTCCCGGTTGTCGGTGCCCTGTTCGAGGATGCGCTGCAGGAACGCCTTCTTGCCCCGTTCGCCCTCGAGCCCGAAGGCCCCCAGCGCCACCTTGGCGAGAAGCGGGTCGGACAGAAGCTTCTCCGGCGTGTCGGCGCTGGCGATGTTTTCCAGGAAGTGCTGCACCTCCCGGGCCATCATCGGGCTCTTCTCGAAGGCGATGCGCTGCTTCTCCGCCGTCCTGTCGAGGAACTTCAGGCCGGTATAGCCGCCCATCGGCAGGATCGGGGAGAAGCCCGCCATCAGGCGTCGACCTTCTCCGGCCGGGCCTTGCCGCGGGCGAGGACCAGCGCCTCGTAGGGCAGGAGCTTCCGCAGAAGCTGCATGCAGCGGTAGAAATTGTGCGCGCGCGCCTCGGCCAGCGCGGTCTCCAGCGTCTCGCGGATGGTGTCCTCGCGGAATACCTGCAGAAGCTGGGCGATGCCGCGGGTGAGATCGCCCAGCGCGGCATCCGCCGTCGCCTCGCCCGCGACCGCGAGCTGGGCCACGTAGCACACGCGCTTGACGGGCGTGTTCACGTCCGACGGGTGGATCGCGTCGCGCAGGCGCAGGATGTGCGCGCCTTGCGTCTTGACGGTCATCTCCGCCGCGCGGTCGCCGTTCTGCAGGACAACGCCGTTGATCAGCACCTGCTCGCCGGCGCGGAGCTTCAGTTTGAGGCCGCTCATGCCGGCATCTCCACGGGTTGGGCGCCCTTCAGTCCCTTCATGATCGCGGTGTTGACCTCGATCAGCACGTCCGCGTCGGCCTCGCCGGCAAGGACGCGGTTCGACTGGTGGCGGGTGAATTCGCTGAGATAGATGAGCTGCGCCTTGAGCGGCGCAGGGTAGGGGTTGGACGCTTGCACCACGTCGGCGGCGATGGCGTCCCACAGCATGCGGTTGTCATGCAGCGCGTGGACCATGTCGGCGAAGCCCGGCATGCCCTTGCGGCGGGCGGCCTCGATCCGGGCGGTGACGCGCGAGAAGACCTGGTACTCGATACCTTTTGGCGTTTCGGTGCTGCGGCTGGCGGCTGCGTACGCGGCCTGTGCCTGCAATGCGGCGTTCATTCTGACCTCGCGTTCGGTTCTCGGGCAGCCGCCTCTTCAGCGAGCGCGGCCGGCGCCTTCGGGCGCGGGAAAGCGGGGAAGTGGAAGGCGGCGGCCCGGAAAACCGGACCGCCGCCTCCTGGCCTCAGCGGAACAGCGCGAGGATGTTCTGCGGTGCCTGGTTGGCGATCGACAGCGCCTGGATGCCCAGCTGCTGCTGGACCTGCAGGGCCTGGAGGCGGGCCGAGGCCTCCTCCATGTCCGCGTCCACCAGGGAGCCGATGCCGGACTTCAGCGAGTCCATCAGCTTGCCGACGAAGTCGCTCTGGATGTCCAGGCGCTTCTGGCTGGCACCGAACGCCGCGGAGGCGTCGATGGCCGTCTGGATCAGGCTCTCGATGTCGGTGAGGGCCTGGGTCGCACCGGCATCCGACGTCACGTCGATGGAGGAGAGCGCTTCCAGCCCACCCCCGGCCGTGCCGCCGGACTCGTCCGAACCGGCGAGCGCGACGGCCGCGCCGCTGTCGTTGGCCACCGTCAGCACCACGTCGTCCGTGGTCGGATCGGCAGCCCGCGCCAGGGTGACCGTGACGCCGTCGATGCCGGCGTCGTTGATCTTCGCCGTGAGCGCCGCACCCACCTCGTTCAGCGTGTCGCCGTCGCGGGCGACGTACTGGTAGTCGACGCCGCCGACCGACACCTGGAAGCTGTCGCCTTCGACGATCTCGCCACCGGTGAAGGTCACAGTCTCGCTCGCGCCGTCAGCGATGCTGGCGGCCGACGCCGTCGTGACGCTCAGCGCACCCGACGAGCCGTAGACCATCTCCGTCGTCTCCAGGTTCTGGCGGGCGACATTGATGTTCGAGGCCGACACCGTGCCGTCGGCCGCGCGGTCGAGCGAGGCCAGAACGTCGATCGAGCCGCCGTCCTTCAGCAGGTTGGTGCCGTTGAACTGCGCGGCGTTGACGACCGAGGTGATCTGGTCGCGCAGCACCTCGATGTCCGTCTGCAGCTTGGAGCGGTCGACGGAGCTGCTCTGGGCCGAGACGATCTTTTCCTTCATCTCGTTGAGCAGCGAGGTGATCGTCTCCGCACCGTTGCGGGCGACGGCCACGGTCGAGTTGCCGAGCGAAAGCTGCTCGGAAATCGCACGGAAGCCCGTCACGTCGCTGTCCATCGTCGTGGAGATGGCCCAGATCGCGGAATTGTCCCGCGCGCTGCCCACCTTCTTGCCGGTGGAGATCTGGTCGGAGACCTTGCTGAGGTTGGCGTTGATGTTCTTCATCGTCTGAAGAGCCACCATCGCGCCGTTGTTCGTGAGAATGCTCGACATGGATTTCGCGTCCTTTTCAGTCGGTGACGGCACGTTCGATGCCGCTGTCGTTTGAGCGGTCGCCCCGGGCGTTCAGCCGAACGCGGAACGGGGCGGGCTGGTGCGGCGTACCTTCTGGACGCTTGCGGAGGAGACCTCCGTTCGTGGAGGCCGTTTCAGGCGGGCCGCTGGACCCGTCCCCCGCAACTGCACGCATAGAGTGCAGACCGAGCGCTAATTTTCAGTGAACACCAACCGGAGATTGTGGCGCCTTGTGCCGGCCGCTCAGGCGCGCCGGGTGGCGCGGTTCGAGGACACCTGAGAGACGCTGCTGCCGTCCGGCCCGTATGCGCCGAGGCTGGCGACGCTGTTCAGCGCGGCGTCCACCTGCGCGCGGGCGCGGGCCAGGCCGGTGCGGGCAGCGTCGAGCGCGGCTGAATTGCGCGCGATGGCGCGTTCGAGCTGTGCCTGCAGGCGGGCCATGAGGTCGGGATCGGGCGTCTCCGTCTGCGACACCGCATGGGCGGCTGCGTCGAGCGCCGTGGCCAGTTCCTGCTTCCGGCGGCTGCTTTCGGCGAGCCCGTCGAGACGCCCGTCGGTCACCGCGGCGGTTTCGGCGTCGAGTGCGTGAATCAGCGCCTCGATCCGCGCGATCAGGGTGGAGGACGCACTCATTCGCCGCCCTCCCGCGCCATGAGTGCGCGCGCGATCTGTTCGGACAGCCCGATGCCGCCGCGTTGCACCAGCCGTTCGGCATAGGCTTCGGTCAGGAAGCTGTCCATCTCGGTCGGGCGGCCTGCGTCTGCGCCGCCCTGGCCCGGCGTGAGCTTGGCATGCCGCAGCATCTCGGCGAGGAACTGCACTTCCATCCGTTCCGCCACCTCGCGGATCTGGACGCGGCGCGGATTGGGCTGCGGCACGGGTGTGCCTTGAAGCGGTGCGGTCACGGTCATCGGGTTCTCCCGGTCTGCCAGACGATCTGCCCATGGTCAGGCAAGTTCGGGGCCAAGTGTCTGCGATACACGTTAAAGGCGCATTACCGATCCATTTACCTAATGCGTGTATCGATGGGGGCCGAGAACGAGACCTTTCCGGGAGAAGCCCGTGACGAGCCTGCCCTCGCTTGGCGCCTTGCCGCCGTCCCAGAACCACAAGGAGCGGCCCCGTGCCGAGCCTGCCGCCGTCCCCGGACGCGGCAGCGACTTCGGACGGGAATTCACCCGCGCGCGCGAACACGACACGCAGAACGAACCCCGGGAGGCGGCGAAGGCGCAGGCGGTTGAGCAGGCATCCGGCGCTTCGCGGGAGGGCCGCGGTGCCGCCGGGGAGGCGTGCGTCTGCGCTGCCGGTTCCGGCGAGGTGCAGGACCATGGCCTTCAGGCTACGGACCCGGCGCCCGCAAATGCATTGCCCGCCGAGGGCGCGGCCCCGGCGGCCGCAGCCGTGCCGGTGCCCATGCCCGACGCGGCGACGGATGCCGCCGTGGAGACCGTGACCCTCGATACGGAGCCGGCCGCTGACGCCGATCCCGCGACGGAGCAGGCGGCATCCGCAGTCACGGCGCAGGCGGCAGACACGGATCTCGCTGACGAGCCCTTGCGCGACCCCGATGCCGGTGCGGCGGAGGGCGCGGAAAACGCCGCCGGTGCGGCATCCGCAGACATGCCACCAGCGTCGGCGCTGCACCCCCTGGCCGCTGCTTCTGCGGCGCTGGTGCCCGCCACCGATGCAGCCGGCCTGCCTGCCGACGCGGAGATGGCAAACCTCGCCGAAAGCGCGGTCCGGACCGGCACGGCCGCCACGGCGCCGGCGACCGCCCCGGATGCCGCGGCGCCGGGAGAGGTGCGCGCCGTCGAGGCCGGTGTGAAGACGCCCGCCGCCGCCGCGGGGCCCGCCCAGGCGATGGGCGATGCAGGCCCCGTCGCGCCCGCCGGTGGCGATGCAAGCGCCACGATAGCCGCGACCGGTCCGTCTTCCAGCCATGCGGCCCCGCCGCCCGCTGCACCCGTGCCTGCCGCGATGCCGGCAAGCGCGCCCATGCTGCAGCCGATCGCCGCCGCGGCGGTATCGCTTGGCGCGCAGGGCCGCGTGACGGTCGAGATGGACCCGCCCGAGCTTGGTCATGTCGAGGTGCGCATGGAGCTTGGCACCGAACGGCCGCGCATCGTCGTGCTGGCCGAGCGGCCCGAGACGCTCGACCTGCTGCGCCGCCATTCTGCGGATCTCGAAAAGCTCATGTCCGAAGCGGGGATCGACCTCGGCAATGCCGACCTCAGCTTCGGCCAGCGCGGCCGTGACGAGGGGGCGGATGCGCTGCTCGCCGCGCGAGGGGGCGAGGCGGATGTGACCGCGCCCGACACGCGCGGCATCGTCCCGCTTCTCGCCGGCATGGCCAGCGGCCTGTGGTCCGGCACCGGCGCGGACGGCCGCGTCGACCTGAGGCTCTGATCTTCACCGGCATTCCGGCCCGAACGCTCCAGAAGGAGACCCCATCGATGGCCTTCGGCACCAGCATCGACCCGGCCGCCACCGCCAGGCCCGCGGCCACGAGCAAGACCGGCGTGGCCGCCAAGGCGTCCGCCACGCCCGAGATGGCGAAGGCGGAGGAGGAGGCGAAGGCCGCCGACGCGACCTCGCGCGCGGCCAGGGCCGCCGCCGACTTCGAGAGCTTTCTCAAGCTGCTGACAACGCAATTGCGCAACCAGGACCCGCTGCAGCCGCTCGAATCGACGGAATTCGTGGCACAGCTTGCGAGCTTCGCCGCCGTCGAGCAGCAGATCGGCACGAACACGCGCCTCGACCAGCTCGTCCAGTCGCTGTCGGGCAACGCGCTCGACCGCGCAGCCAGCTATCTCGACCGTTCCGTCGAGGTTGCGGGCGGCAAGGTCGCGTTCGACGGCGAGACGCCGGTCGCGGTGACCTACGACCCGGGCGCGACCGCGGTCGCGGCGGCGGCGGAGGTGCGCGACGCCAAGGGCGCGACAGTCGCGACCTTCGCGGTGCCCGCGACCGCCGGCACCCAGACAGCCGAGTGGGACGGTCTCATCGGCGGGCAGCCTGCCGAGCCCGGCATCTACGAGATCGTGGTGCGCGCGGCCCGGCCCGAGGGCGAGGTGGAGACGGTCGCGACCCGCACCGTCTCGCGCGTTTCGTCGGTGTCGCTGGAGGGCGGGGAGCCGCGCCTGCGCCTCGACACGGGTGCGGAAGTCGCGCTGGGCGATATCCTCTCGCTCTCCTGATCCCTGGCGGCTTGCCGCGGGACGAGAAAAAAGGGGCCCGGAGAGGCCCCTTTCCGGTTTCCTGAATTCGGGTGCGGCGTTCAGAAGTCCTGGCGCATCAGGTCTGCAACCAGAACCCGGCGAACATCGCCCCCCAGAAGCGTCTGCGCGTCCTGTGTCAAGCCTTCGCGCATCTGGCCCAGCGCGCCGTTGCGGGCCAGATCCCCGTCGAATGCGCCTTCGGCGGCGAGCCCGTGCAGTCGGCTGAGAAAGGCGTCGCGCAGCTTCGGCTCCATGGCGAACACCCGCTCGCTGCTGCCGGGCGTGACCTCCAGGTGGATCTCCGCGATCACGTGTCCGCGGACATAGCCGCCGCGGGCAAGCGGCACGATGAACTGACGGCTGAGCTTGACGAACTCGCCTGCGGGTTCCGCCGGGGCGGCGGCGGGCAGAGCGGGCGCCGCGGCGGCGGGCAGGGCGTGGCTGTCCGGGGCGGCTGCGTGGTCGCCCGCCGGGGAAGCCGGCGGCGGACGCAGCATCTGCCCCGCCACCGCGCCGCCAAGCGCGCCCGCAACACTCAGACCGGCAATCAACAGGATGCTCTTCATGCGTGCGTCAGCCCTCAGAACGGCAGGATCATGTCGAGCACCTGCT
This is a stretch of genomic DNA from Futiania mangrovi. It encodes these proteins:
- a CDS encoding flagellar biosynthesis protein FlgJ; translated protein: MTVTAPLQGTPVPQPNPRRVQIREVAERMEVQFLAEMLRHAKLTPGQGGADAGRPTEMDSFLTEAYAERLVQRGGIGLSEQIARALMAREGGE
- a CDS encoding FliI/YscN family ATPase, whose translation is MGEVGVPAAFGDGERAPWRVYGTVASIGGGLVCVRGLGALARMGDRVRIAVPGGTVQGEVVALDGAEVRVLAEARVGGIAAGARAELLRRSGLAPTREWLGRIVDPDLKDERGVPLPMGPDLRALDAPPPDAATRRRIGPRLPTGYAVLDTLLPLCRGQRIGVFAGPGVGKSSLMAGLARGVAADVVVAALIGERGKEVREFAEDALDPETRARSIIVSATSDRSALARRRSASIALSVAEAFRDRGAHVLLLFDSLTRFAEAHREIALAAGEPPSLRAHPPSMAAELARLTERAGPGPAGSTGDITAVFTVLAQGGDMDEPVADTARGLLDGHVVLSREIAERGRFPAIDVRRSVSRSLPGCASAEENALILDARRAIAAHEDVAPLVRLGAYRAGNDPASDRAVRLAPALDVFVGQGSAGIAESFGALKEILDPPGAGLSGAGEKQRGR
- a CDS encoding flagellar basal body-associated FliL family protein; its protein translation is MKSILLIAGLSVAGALGGAVAGQMLRPPPASPAGDHAAAPDSHALPAAAAPALPAAAPAEPAGEFVKLSRQFIVPLARGGYVRGHVIAEIHLEVTPGSSERVFAMEPKLRDAFLSRLHGLAAEGAFDGDLARNGALGQMREGLTQDAQTLLGGDVRRVLVADLMRQDF
- the flgC gene encoding flagellar basal body rod protein FlgC, whose translation is MSEIPMFGKGPFGDAMRAAASGMRAQATRLRIATENVANAATPGYQRKQVSFAEEMDRAGGASTVKVDRISRDDADLKRVFDPSHPAAGPDGYVTLSNVETLVEMTDIREASRTYEASLGAFDQTRKMYQSVIELLRR
- the flaF gene encoding flagellar biosynthesis regulator FlaF; this translates as MNAALQAQAAYAAASRSTETPKGIEYQVFSRVTARIEAARRKGMPGFADMVHALHDNRMLWDAIAADVVQASNPYPAPLKAQLIYLSEFTRHQSNRVLAGEADADVLIEVNTAIMKGLKGAQPVEMPA
- a CDS encoding flagellar hook assembly protein FlgD, which gives rise to MAFGTSIDPAATARPAATSKTGVAAKASATPEMAKAEEEAKAADATSRAARAAADFESFLKLLTTQLRNQDPLQPLESTEFVAQLASFAAVEQQIGTNTRLDQLVQSLSGNALDRAASYLDRSVEVAGGKVAFDGETPVAVTYDPGATAVAAAAEVRDAKGATVATFAVPATAGTQTAEWDGLIGGQPAEPGIYEIVVRAARPEGEVETVATRTVSRVSSVSLEGGEPRLRLDTGAEVALGDILSLS
- a CDS encoding DUF1217 domain-containing protein — protein: MAGFSPILPMGGYTGLKFLDRTAEKQRIAFEKSPMMAREVQHFLENIASADTPEKLLSDPLLAKVALGAFGLEGERGKKAFLQRILEQGTDNREAFANRIADGRFRKLAKAFGYGNAGGAPVTDPRFAAEIVARYREMQFEVAIGEQDNAMRLALNFRREVPEIVAALTEDADGWLQILGQQPLRRVVEAAFGLPAAFAQIDIDRQVEILQDKATQLFGESSARAFGGDDGEANIETVLRRFLAREAASGPAGLSTPAARALSLLGGGGAGGASAASLLLARA
- a CDS encoding flagellar biosynthesis repressor FlbT; translation: MSGLKLKLRAGEQVLINGVVLQNGDRAAEMTVKTQGAHILRLRDAIHPSDVNTPVKRVCYVAQLAVAGEATADAALGDLTRGIAQLLQVFREDTIRETLETALAEARAHNFYRCMQLLRKLLPYEALVLARGKARPEKVDA
- the fliK gene encoding flagellar hook-length control protein FliK, producing MTSLPSLGALPPSQNHKERPRAEPAAVPGRGSDFGREFTRAREHDTQNEPREAAKAQAVEQASGASREGRGAAGEACVCAAGSGEVQDHGLQATDPAPANALPAEGAAPAAAAVPVPMPDAATDAAVETVTLDTEPAADADPATEQAASAVTAQAADTDLADEPLRDPDAGAAEGAENAAGAASADMPPASALHPLAAASAALVPATDAAGLPADAEMANLAESAVRTGTAATAPATAPDAAAPGEVRAVEAGVKTPAAAAGPAQAMGDAGPVAPAGGDASATIAATGPSSSHAAPPPAAPVPAAMPASAPMLQPIAAAAVSLGAQGRVTVEMDPPELGHVEVRMELGTERPRIVVLAERPETLDLLRRHSADLEKLMSEAGIDLGNADLSFGQRGRDEGADALLAARGGEADVTAPDTRGIVPLLAGMASGLWSGTGADGRVDLRL
- a CDS encoding flagellin, whose translation is MSSILTNNGAMVALQTMKNINANLSKVSDQISTGKKVGSARDNSAIWAISTTMDSDVTGFRAISEQLSLGNSTVAVARNGAETITSLLNEMKEKIVSAQSSSVDRSKLQTDIEVLRDQITSVVNAAQFNGTNLLKDGGSIDVLASLDRAADGTVSASNINVARQNLETTEMVYGSSGALSVTTASAASIADGASETVTFTGGEIVEGDSFQVSVGGVDYQYVARDGDTLNEVGAALTAKINDAGIDGVTVTLARAADPTTDDVVLTVANDSGAAVALAGSDESGGTAGGGLEALSSIDVTSDAGATQALTDIESLIQTAIDASAAFGASQKRLDIQSDFVGKLMDSLKSGIGSLVDADMEEASARLQALQVQQQLGIQALSIANQAPQNILALFR
- a CDS encoding FlgB family protein produces the protein MYGSLSLLKIATGAARHAASRQTLIAQNVANADTPGYRARDLEAFKVHGTSEDGFAAKATRAAHAGASADSLLAARTVDTPGPESLNGNTVDLEDQLVRGAEAQQRHAMALGVYGTAIGLVRTAIGKR